A region of the Flintibacter sp. KGMB00164 genome:
CTTGTAACCTACTTTTTTCGAGAAAAAAGTAGGCAAAAAAGCTTTGTGCGAAACTTTGTTTCGCCTCTGCGCCCGTAAAGAACTCTCTGGGTAGGAGCGACATTTCCGTCGCTCCTACTTTTTTATGTTTTGTGTAGAAATCGGCCTCCTACTTGAATGCACGACAACATCTGCACAAAACAGGAAGGGACGCAGGAGGCGGTGTGTGATCGAAGCAGCGACTTGCAAATTTTGATGGCAGCAGGCCCCAGTGGGCCGAGAGGAGAGGGCTGCACGGTCAAAACTTAGGCCGCCGGGGATTACAAAACAACCGAAGGGGCACACCCCCGTAATGGGGGTCTGGGGGCAATGACTGTGAGCACCGCCGCAGGCAAGGTGCTCACCGGAAGCGGCCCCCAGCGGGTCTTTGGTTCCTTTCTGACCGCTCAGAAAGGAACCCGCCCCGCAGGGCGGAACCCTCTCAATAAAAAAGTGGGAGCGACCTGAGCAGTCACTCCCACAAAAAGTCTCACATCCGGGCGAGGAAGGGAAACGAAGTTTCCCGCCAAGTTCTTTGCCAAGCTTTCTTACAAGAAAGCGGAGGGGAGTTTACACAGCAGTTCCTCCGCCTGAGTGCGGACATGCAGCTTGTTGGCATTGTCCAGCACAAATTCCAGATGCATCTGCGCCTGCTGCCATTTCTCCCGCTGGTAGCAGTAAACCGCCAGCGCCATATGGGCCCCCACCTTCTCCCGCAGGGACTCCGCCCGCTCCAGATCCTGCTGGAGCAGAGGCTCCAGCTGCGGGGGCGCCGCCTGCATCAGCGCAAAGGAGCGCCGCTGGTTCATGACCCGGTCCACCAACGCCCGCTGTTTGGCCCGCATCTTGGGCTTCAGAGCAGTGAGCTTTTCCGCCACCCACTCCTGCCGGGGATCACCGGAGGGCAGGGCCGCGCTCCAGATCAGCAATGCGCTTGCATTCTTTACCAGTTTGCGGTGCTCTGCCACGTGCTCCAGTACCTGGATCGCCTCCTGGTGCCGGCCCAGCAGAGACAAAGCATAGCCCTGATAAACGTGAAAGATCATATTGGAGGGGTTCTGGCGGCACACCGTGCTGCACAGCTCCAGCAGAGGATCCGGGTCGCAGTGGTTATCCATATACTTCACGGCCCGCCAAAGGAGCAGGCGGGAATACCAGTTGATGGCCGCTCCGCCCAGCAGCATCCACGTCCAAGTCAGCAGCAGGGCGGAGATACGCTCCTCCAGAGAGGCCTCTGCGGGCAGAGTGGACAGCAGCCACAAAAACGGGGGCACGCACCAGATCCAAAAGGCCAGGCTGGCGTGATTTAAAATAAAATTGCGCATGCCGGAATCCTCCAAAAGAAAATGAAATGATGTGAGGCAACCATACCACACATCATTTAAATAAACCCATATAAATCTTTAAGAAATGGAAAATTTTATCCGTTGAACTTATTCATGGCGCGGTCAGGACCCTCTTTGATATAGCACTCCACCGCGTCGGCGCAGCGCTCCACGGCGGCGGCAATGGCCTTGCGGTCCTCACCCTGGAACTTGCCCAGCACCCAGTCGGCCAGGTCATAGTCGGGATGGGGCTTTTTACCCACGCCCACCCGGATCCGGGGGAACTGGTCGGTACCCAGGTGCTGAATGATGCTCTTGAGCCCGTTGTGTCCTCCGGCGGAGCCGCTCTTGCGGATGCGCAGCTTTCCCACGTCCAGGGCGGTGTCGTCGGAGATCACTATAATATGCTCCGGGGGGATTTTATAGAAGTCGGCGGCAGGGCGCACCGCCTCGCCGGACAGGTTCATATAGGTCACCGGCTTCATCACCAGCACCTTTTCCCCGGAAATGGTGAATACATTGGTCAGGGCCTTGAATTTCAGCTTCTGGATGGGCAGGCGGTACCGCTCGCCCAGCTGGTCGGCCACCATAAAGCCCACATTGTGGCGGGTATTCTCGTACTGGTCCCCGGGGTTGCCCAGGCACACCAGCATCCAGGATGCTCCGCCGGAACTGCGATGGAAAAACATGCTATCCCTCACTTGCTGCGTAAAATGCACTGGGGCGGGCAAATGCCCGCCCCAGTGGGATACGGAAAATCAGGTAAACAGGCGGGAAACGGAAGTCTCCTCGTAGATGTGGCTGATGGCCTCGGCAAACATGTGAGCCACAGAGATATAGCGGATCTTGTCGCACTTCATGCCGGGCTTGGGGGGAATGGTGTCCAGGAAGACCACCTCGTCCATGACGCTGTCGGTGATGCGCTGGACAGCGGGACCGGAGAGCAGGCCGTGGGTAGCCACAGCAGTAACGTCCTTAGCGCCGCCGATGTCCACCAGAGCCTTGGCAGCGTGGCACAGGCTTCCGCCGGTGTCCACCATGTCGTCCAGCAGGATGACGTGCTTGTCCTTTACGTCGCCGATGATGTTCATGACCTCAGAGGAGTTGGCCTTCTGACGGCGCTTATCCACGATGGCCAGAGGCATGTTCAGCTTCTGAGCGAAGGCGCGGGCGCGAGCCACGCTGCCCACGTCAGGAGAAACCACCATGGTGTCGTCCTGGACAGCGGCGAACTTGCGGAAGCACTCGCTGACAAACAGAGGAGAGCCCAGCAGGTTGTCCACCGGGATGTCGAAGAAGCCCTGGATCTGGTTGGCGTGCAGGTCCATGGTCAGCACCCGGTCGGCGCCGGCGCGGGTGATCAGGTTGGCCACCAGCTTGGCAGAGATGGGATCGCGGGGCTTGGTCTTGCGGTCCTGACGGGCATAGCCAAAGTAGGGGATGACGGCGGTGATGCGGCCGGCGGAGGCGCGGCGCAGCGCGTCGATCATAATGAGCAGTTCCATCAGGGCGTCGTTTACGGTGTGCATCTTTCCGTCCTTCTCAAAGGGGCAGGTGGACTGCACCACAAAGACGTCAGACCCGCGGACGGTCTCGTAGATGGAGGCAAAGTTTTCGCCGTCGGCGAAGGAGCCTACCTCAGAATTGCCCAGGGGTACCCCGAGTTCCTGGCAGATGGCCTTGGCCAGGTTGGGGTTCGAGTTGCCCGTGAAAATCTTGATGCTCTTCCCGTGTGTGATCATAATCAACTTCCTTCCGTTTTTCGTGGAGCGGCTCGAAGGCCTTGCTCCGTGTTCCTGTACCTTCTCCTGTAAATGACTGCATGAAAAAGATTCTGGACGGCTGAAAAAACGCGGGCCGGCCGCCGTTCCAGGTTCTCGGCGGAGAACCGGTGCCGACAGCCTTAACTTGAACCGGCGCCGGCATTGCGCCGGAGCCGAAAATGCTATTGATCCGCGCAGGCCCGGCAGGTAAAACGCCCACCAGCCTTTGACCAGGTAAAAGGTCGGGATTGGCAAAGCCATTATAGCATACCTGAACGGAAAATTTGACCCCCTCCAGGGGATTTTTTTCAAAAACTTTCGTTTTCTTCACTTTCCTCCAAAAAGGTAGGAAAAAGGAGTGGGAACAGCAGGGCAAACTGTGCACAGCGACGAGGGTTTTTGTATAAAGCGCATTCTTTTAACAATATCCTTTCTATTAGTTTGCCCATTTTTCAAGGGGAAAAACCTCCTTTTGTGGTGGTAAACATTTACGTAAAAAATGGGAGCGACGAAATACGTCACTCCCATGAAAAATCTTTCCTGCGGGCGCAGAGGCGAAGCCGAGCTTCACACAAAGTTCTTTTGCCTGCTTTTCTTTCAAGAAAAGTAGGTTAGGGTTCTCCTTCCAGGAAGTAGCTGGCCTCCATGTCGGCGGTGGCCAAGGCGAAGGCCAGGGGATACTTCTGAAACGCCTGGCCCACTGTTCTGGAATCCTCCGGCCCAGAGAAACCCATATGCCAGCGGATGGCCATGGCCTCCTCCCGGGTCAGGCGGATATAGCCGTTGGCAATGTACACGCTCTTCTCCCCGTGACCATAGGGCAGCGGATCGTCAAAGGTATAGGTGGGCACTTTCTCCCACTGGCCGGTGGCGTCGTTCTTCACGTTCCGGAACCCCTTCTTATAGCACCCGATCTTGCACAGATCGTGGAGCAGTGCCACCACGGCCACCGTCTCCTCACTGTACTCCAGGCCGTAGAGTTCCTGCACCCGCTCCCGCTGGAGGTAATCCACCAGGCAGTGGTACACGTTCAGGCTGTGCTCGCACAGCCCGCCCTCACAGGACAGATGATACCGCGCTGAGGCAGGTGCGGTGAAAAAGTCGCTTTTGTGCTCCAAAAAATTCAGCAGCGCGTCGGCGCCGGGACGGGTGATCTTCTCCTTGAACAGCTCAATAAATTCCTCTTTTCCGGACATAGGCTCCTCCTGTGACCCGCTTGCGGGTGGTTTTTTCCTATTCTACCACACCGCCGCTTCAAACGGAAGCGCCAGTCCCCCTAATCCATATTTCTCAGATATGCCTCCGCCCCATAGCGCAGGCAGCGCTGCAGCCGCCGCTCGCCCCGCTTGATGGTGCGGGAGATGGTGGACCGGTCCACTCCCAGCCTCTCCCCGATCTCCCGCATGTTATACCCCTGGGCATAATACATCAGCAGCGTCTGCCGCTGGCGCTCGGTCACATCCTCCTGAAGCGCCCGGATGAGGTTTCGTTTGAGCCGGCTGATCTCCTTGCTGTTGTCAGAGGCCATCTGCATGCTGTACAGAGCCATGTCGGCAGCGTACAGCTTTCCTCTCCTATAACGTGTATTTGGCATTTCGGCGGTACCCCCTCTCATAGTAACGCTCCGTGAGCACAGCCAGTTCTCTGGCCTCCCGCAGCATGGTGGACAGCATGTGGATGCGGTGCTCCAACACCAGCCGCTGTTTTTCATTTCGGGTCCGCTCCAGCACCGCCTCCAGCTGACAGATGCGCAGATCCAGCATCCGGGCATGCTCCCGGTACTCCACAGACAGTTCCAACAGGGTCATGACTCTCTCGCTTCCTCCTCTTCTTCCCGCGCGGCACACTCCGCGCAGATGCTCCGTCCCTCCCGCCAGACCATCCGGTCCCAGCGGTACTGCTCCCCGCCGCAGCAGGGACAGTAGGCCGCCGGAGGCGCCTGCTGCACATCCCGCAGCGGCAGAAGCAGGGAATTTCTTTGGCTCTGGGCCGTGTAGGAACACTCCTTTCTCCCTTTCAAAAAATTTTTTCAATTTTCAAAATTGGGCTTGACAAAGTGTACGTTCTTTGGTAAAATGACACCTGCTGTTGGACAGCACTCTTGATGCGCTGGTGTAGCTCAGCCGGTAGAGCAGCTGATTTGTAATCAGCAGGTCGGGGGTTCGAATCCGTCCACCAGCTCCACAATTTCATATCTGGAGGAGTTCCCGAGTGGCCAAAGGGGGCAG
Encoded here:
- the pth gene encoding aminoacyl-tRNA hydrolase, with product MFFHRSSGGASWMLVCLGNPGDQYENTRHNVGFMVADQLGERYRLPIQKLKFKALTNVFTISGEKVLVMKPVTYMNLSGEAVRPAADFYKIPPEHIIVISDDTALDVGKLRIRKSGSAGGHNGLKSIIQHLGTDQFPRIRVGVGKKPHPDYDLADWVLGKFQGEDRKAIAAAVERCADAVECYIKEGPDRAMNKFNG
- a CDS encoding ribose-phosphate pyrophosphokinase; this translates as MITHGKSIKIFTGNSNPNLAKAICQELGVPLGNSEVGSFADGENFASIYETVRGSDVFVVQSTCPFEKDGKMHTVNDALMELLIMIDALRRASAGRITAVIPYFGYARQDRKTKPRDPISAKLVANLITRAGADRVLTMDLHANQIQGFFDIPVDNLLGSPLFVSECFRKFAAVQDDTMVVSPDVGSVARARAFAQKLNMPLAIVDKRRQKANSSEVMNIIGDVKDKHVILLDDMVDTGGSLCHAAKALVDIGGAKDVTAVATHGLLSGPAVQRITDSVMDEVVFLDTIPPKPGMKCDKIRYISVAHMFAEAISHIYEETSVSRLFT
- a CDS encoding hydrolase, with the protein product MSGKEEFIELFKEKITRPGADALLNFLEHKSDFFTAPASARYHLSCEGGLCEHSLNVYHCLVDYLQRERVQELYGLEYSEETVAVVALLHDLCKIGCYKKGFRNVKNDATGQWEKVPTYTFDDPLPYGHGEKSVYIANGYIRLTREEAMAIRWHMGFSGPEDSRTVGQAFQKYPLAFALATADMEASYFLEGEP
- a CDS encoding sigma-70 family RNA polymerase sigma factor, which translates into the protein MPNTRYRRGKLYAADMALYSMQMASDNSKEISRLKRNLIRALQEDVTERQRQTLLMYYAQGYNMREIGERLGVDRSTISRTIKRGERRLQRCLRYGAEAYLRNMD